A window from Chelmon rostratus isolate fCheRos1 chromosome 13, fCheRos1.pri, whole genome shotgun sequence encodes these proteins:
- the LOC121616193 gene encoding trace amine-associated receptor 6-like, giving the protein MAQEGVELCFPQLLNSSCWKPEPPPSHTVLIYILLSSIFVLTAALNLLVIISISHFRQLHTPTNFLLLSLAVSDFLVGFVLMPVEILLTETCWILGDLMCALYYLLPVTIIIASAGNMVLISIDRYMAICDPLHYPIKVTHKTASVCVFLCWIFSAFYSIILLHDNLKQPGRYNSCKGQCMVSIAGAVDLVVGFIIPITIIIILYMRVFVVAVSQARAIKSHITSDSLKRLTTMKVKKSEIKAARTLGILVLVFLMCYSPYYCVSLTGHDILIGSSTEAFMIFLMYFNSCLNPVIYALFYPWFKKAIRLIVTFQILLPDSHKANLL; this is encoded by the exons ATGGCACAGGAAGGAGTTGAGCTCTGCTTTCCACAACTCCTCAACTCCTCCTGCTGGAAACCAGAGCCTCCTCCTTCTCACACTGTGCTTATTTACATTCTCTTGTCTTCCATCTTTGTTCTCACTGCAGCTCTCAATCTGCTGgtcatcatctccatctcccaCTTCAG GCAGCTCCACACACCCACcaacttcctcctcctctctctggctgtctcagATTTCCTTGTGGGCTTTGTGCTGATGCCAGTTGAAATACTCCTGACAGAGACCTGCTGGATCCTGGGTGACCTCATGTGTGCGCTGTATTATCTGCTACCTGTCACCATAATCATTGCGTCTGCAGGAAACATGGTACTCATATCCATTGACCGCTACATGGCCATTTGTGACCCTTTGCATTACCCCATCAAAGTCACTCATAAaactgcttcagtgtgtgttttcctgtgttggATCTTTTCTGCTTTCTATAGCATTATCCTTTTACATGATAACCTGAAGCAACCAGGCAGGTATAATTCCTGCAAAGGACAATGTATGGTCAGCATTGCAGGAGCTGTTGATCTTGTTGTTGGCTTCATTATTCCAATTACCATCATCATAATTCTGTATATGAGAGTTTTTGTGGTGGCTGTGTCTCAGGCTCGTGCCATAAAGTCCCACATTACAAGTGACTCGCTCAAGCGTTTGACGACGATGAAAGTTAAGAAGTCTGAAATAAAAGCGGCCAGAACGCTTGGTATTCTTGTActtgtgtttctgatgtgttaCTCTCCATATTACTGTGTGTCTCTCACAGGCCATGACATCCTGATCGGTTCTTCAACTGAGGCCTTCATGATTTTCTTGATGTATTTTAACTCCTGTCTAAACCCAGTCATCTATGCCCTTTTCTACCCCTGGTTTAAAAAAGCTATTCGACTTATTGTTACATTTCAGATCCTGCTGCCTGACTCCCATAAGGCCAACTTGCTGTAG
- the LOC121616426 gene encoding trace amine-associated receptor 13c-like, with product METLEGTEVCFPQLNNSCRKPMHPHFEARLIYILLSSISLLTAALNLLVIISISHFKQLHTPTNVLLLSLAVSDFFVGFLMLFQIVLIDGCWFFGDLMCAVYYVLDFIITSVSVGSMVLISIDRYVAICDPMHYSTKITMRGVTIYTCLCWACSVLYNGLLIKDNLKQPSRHITCLGECVIVIDYVAGLFDLFLSFIGPVTVIVVLYMRVFVVAVSQAQAMRSHIAAVQCSVKVTAKKSELKAARTLGVVIVMFLLCLCPYFCVTLTGQDTMLNASSAAFVICLFYFNSCLNPLIYAFFYPWFRKSLKLIVTLQILKPDSCESNVL from the exons ATGGAGACGTTAGAGGGAACTGAAGTTTGCTTTCCACAACTCAACAACTCCTGCAGGAAGCCAATGCATCCTCATTTTGAGGCCAGACTGATTTACATACTGctgtcctccatctctttgcTCACTGCAGCTCTTAACCTGCTGGTCATCATCTCGATCTCACACTTCAA GCAGCTCCATACCCCCACCaacgtcctcctcctctctctggctgtctcagATTTCTTCGTGGGCTTCCTCATGTTGTTTCAAATTGTCCTCATAGATGGCTGCTGGTTCTTTGGGGATCTAATGTGTGCTGTGTATTATGTTTTAGACTTCATTATTACTTCTGTCTCTGTAGGAAGCATGGTGCTCATATCCATTGACCGCTATGTAGCTATCTGTGACCCTATGCATTACTCCACCAAAATCACTATGAGAGGAGTTACAATCTATACTTGCCTTTGTTGGGCCTGTTCTGTTCTATACAATGGTCTCTTAATCAAGGATAACTTAAAACAACCAAGCAGACATATTACCTGCTTGGGAGAGTGTGTGATTGTTATTGATTATGTTGCAGGACtttttgatctgtttttgtcctttattGGTCCTGTCACTGTCATTGTAGTTCTGTATATGAGAGTATTTGTGGTGGCTGTGTCTCAGGCTCAGGCCATGAGGTCCCACATTGCAGCTGTCCAGTGTTCAGTGAAAGTAACTGCTAAGAAATCGGAGCTGAAAGCAGCCAGGACTCTCGGTGTTGTTATTGTCATGTTTCTACTATGCCTGTGTCCATATTTTTGTGTCACACTTACAGGCCAGGACACCATGCTCAATGCTTCTTCCGCTGCCTTTGTCATATGTTTGTTCTATTTTAACTCCTGCCTAAACCCACTGATCTATGCCTTTTTTTATCCATGGTTTAGAAAATCTCTTAAACTCATTGTTACACTTCAAATACTGAAGCCTGACTCCTGTGAAAGCAACGTGCTGTAA
- the LOC121616280 gene encoding trace amine-associated receptor 13c-like: protein METMEGAELCFPQLNASCKKPTQPHTEAMLIYVLLSSISLFTVALNLLVIISISHFRQLHTPTNLLLLSLAVSDLLVGLLLMPVEIIYIEACWFLGDILCTLYYVVDYIITSASVANMVLISVDRYIAICDPLLYATKVTKRRAQICVCLCWVCSVFFRILLLNDHLEQPGRSNSCFGECVVVISYIAGIIDLIFNFIIPITIIIILYMRVFVVALSQARAIRSHIAAVTTQHSRPQTVKKMEMKAARTLGIVVVVFLFCFCPYYFPTLAGEDTSVDASSAAFEIWLAHFNSCLNPVIYVFFYPWFRESIRLILTLQIFKPGSRDTKISY, encoded by the exons ATGGAGACCATGGAAGGAGCTGAgctctgctttccacagctgaATGCCTCCTGCAAGAAACCTACTCAACCTCACACTGAAGCAATGCTGATTTATGTTCTGCTTTCCTCTATCTCTCTGTTCACCGTGGCCCTTAACCTGCTGgtcatcatctccatctcccaCTTCAG GCAGCTCCATACCCCCACTAACCTCCTactcctctctctggctgtctcagACCTTCTTGTGGGCCTCCTGCTGATGCCAGTTGAAATCATCTACATAGAGGCTTGCTGGTTTCTTGGTGACATTTTGTGCACTCTGTATTATGTTGTAGACTACATCATTACCTCTGCCTCAGTAGCCAACATGGTGCTCATATCAGTTGACCGCTATATAGCTATTTGTGACCCTTTGCTTTACGCCACCAAAGTCACTAAGAGAAGAGCACAaatatgtgtctgtttgtgttgggtttgttctgttttctttaggATTCTTCTTTTAAATGATCACCTGGAACAACCAGGTAGGTCTAACTCCTGTTTTGGAGAGTGTGTGGTTGTAATCAGTTACATTGCAGGAATTATTGACCTTATTTTCAACTTCATCATACCGATTACCATCATCATAATTCTGTATATGAGAGTATTTGTGGTGGCTTTGTCTCAGGCTCGTGCCATTCGGTCTCATATTGCAGCTGTAACAACCCAGCATTCAAGGCCACAAACTGTGAAGAAAATGGAGATGAAAGCAGCCAGGACACTTGGTATTgttgtggttgtgtttttgttttgcttctgtccATACTATTTTCCGACTCTGGCAGGTGAAGACACGTCTGTCGATGCTTCATCTGCAGCCTTTGAGATCTGGCTGGCACATTTTAACTCCTGTTTGAACCCTGTCATCTATGTCTTCTTCTACCCGTGGTTCAGGGAATCCATAAGACTCATCCTGACACTTCAGATATTCAAGCCTGGATCCCGTGATACTAAAATATCATATTGA